The window GCCCAAATTCATCACACAGAGTGTGAGGAGTACAATGTTGCCTGCTCACTCCGTGAGCAGAAATGCAAAGCGGTATTCATCTAGAAAAGTAAAAACTATTGCGCAGATAAATTTTAGATTCCAGCTGCGTACCTCAGTCGCTGTCTGCTAGCCGAAAGTATGTTACTTTTCATCCAAAGGCTAGTCACCTAGGGTTTATCCGCTTAGAAAGCGTTGTCATAACAAAAGCGATATCAGCTATCACAAATTATTGATACAGAAAGGTATTTCCATACGGTATCAGGCTCCCCAACTCCCTGCGGCTAACACAATTCACACCTATTTTTCGTATTTTAGAAATATCCGGAGGTACCTGCCTTGCGTAACATTGATCATCACTTATGATTTTTTTGTGGCGGTTCCGTTCTTGTCCCGCAATTCATGGATTTTTGATGTCTACAACTCTTCTCCGGCTTAAACTCTTTCTTGCAACCTTGCACGGTAAAATGCACTTGATACGCGCTTGTTTGGTTGGTGCGGGGATGATGGTTACCTGCGGGGAGATTAACTTTACCACCCCAAGCATGGCCGCCACCCCCCAGTGGTCCCAGTTTCGCGGACCGAACAACAGTGGCGTCGCCCTGGAGGCGCAACCACCGGTTAAGTTTGGGCCTGCACAAAATGTTCTTTACAAGGTGCCGCTCTCTACTGGCGCTTCTTCGCCATGTATTTATGGCGAGAGGATTTACGTCACCGCCTTTGATCAGGGCCAACTTTGGACGATCGCCCTGGATCGCGCCACCGGAAAAGAATTATGGCGCAAAGCGTCTCCGGCTGAAAAGCTCGAGGATTACAACCCGTTCGAGGGGAGTCCCGCCGCTTCCACCCCCGCGACCGACGGGGAGCATATCGTGTCGTATTTTGGCTCCAATGGGCTATTTTGTTACGATACGACCGGCAAGCTGTTGTGGAAGTTTCCTCTTCCCCCCGCCGAGGTGCTAGGGCGTTTTGGCAGCGGGGTTTCGCCGATTATTGCCGATGGCAAAGTGATTTTAGTGCGGGATGTGCTACAAACCCCCACGATTTACGCGCTGGATGTCAAAACCGGCAAACCGGTTTGGGATAAATCGCGCGAGGGACTGATCACGGCGTACAGCACACCGGTGATCTGGGAAAATAACGGCGTCAAGGAAGTGGTGACGGCGGGGATTGGCCGTTTGGTGGCATATGACCTGCGCGATGGTTCGGAGCGCTGGACCGTTCGCGAGCTCCCCAGCAATGTCTGCACCAGTCCGGTGGTGGCGGATGGATTGCTGCTCTTTGCCGGATGGTCCCCCGGCAGCCCGGACGATCCCACCGGAGCCATGCCCGCCTTTGCGGATATTCTCAAAGGAGCGGATAAGGATAGCGATGGCGCGCTCTCCCGTGCAGAAGCGGGCGCTAGCATGTTCGCCAAATTTTTTGACAATAACGATTACGACCGCGATGGACTGATCGAGGAACCGGAATACACGCAAATGATTGACTTTATGAAACAGGGAAAAAACGTCGCCCTGGCGATCAAACCGGGTGGAACCGGCGACATCACCCAGTCGCATG of the Pirellulales bacterium genome contains:
- a CDS encoding PQQ-binding-like beta-propeller repeat protein; translated protein: MAATPQWSQFRGPNNSGVALEAQPPVKFGPAQNVLYKVPLSTGASSPCIYGERIYVTAFDQGQLWTIALDRATGKELWRKASPAEKLEDYNPFEGSPAASTPATDGEHIVSYFGSNGLFCYDTTGKLLWKFPLPPAEVLGRFGSGVSPIIADGKVILVRDVLQTPTIYALDVKTGKPVWDKSREGLITAYSTPVIWENNGVKEVVTAGIGRLVAYDLRDGSERWTVRELPSNVCTSPVVADGLLLFAGWSPGSPDDPTGAMPAFADILKGADKDSDGALSRAEAGASMFAKFFDNNDYDRDGLIEEPEYTQMIDFMKQGKNVALAIKPGGTGDITQSHVVWRQTKNLPYVPSPIYVNGLMFILKDGGIAHAVDAKTGEIKIKPERVGANGSYYASPVAAGNRIYLFNVDGVATVVELGEKFSKLHSVELGERVSATPAIVDNKLYVRTAGHLYAFGTDGL